The following is a genomic window from Hymenobacter chitinivorans DSM 11115.
GGACCCGGGTGCCGTCTGCCAATCTGCCAACTCCTCTTGATGCTCATGAATACGGACTGGTAGGCTCGTATTTTGCTCTTGGCAACACGATCTGGGCGGGTACTTCGCACTTTGAGGCTGATGACGCAACCGGCAAGCCCGCTCGTATTCTGAAGTCTACGGACCGTGGGTTGACGTGGACTGCTTCAAGCGCAATTCCGGCGTTTGGGTCTTCGGGCCAGATCAGCGCAATCGTTATGACTGATGCCAACAACGGTATTGCCAATAATGGTTTGACTATGGTATATACCACAGATGGTGGTACTACCTGGCAGCCCCGTACTTATACCGGCAACTTCGGCAGCAGCGATATTTCCAGCGTACCCGGTACTAACTTGATTGTCAGCGTTGGTCCCAACGTGGCTAGCCCCACCAGCCTGGCGCAGTACGGCTCGTCCTACAGCAAAGACAACGGTGCTACCTGGATTGACATCGACCGCAACAAGCAGTACACGTCGGTTAGCTTCGCTAGCCGCACTGCTGGTTATGCAGGTAGCTTCACCGATGATACCGGCGCCGGTGGCGTTTACAAAGCTACTGCCACCATCCTGGGTACTTCCCGCAACGCAGAGTTGCAAAAAGCCCTGGCCGTGTACCCCAACCCAAGTGCTTCGGGCGTATTCGCTCTGACGCTGAACTCGGCCATCAAGGCGGGTACCAGCGTGCGGGTGTTTGATGCCCTGGGTCGGCAGGTGCTCAGCCAGCAGCTGAATGCTACGGCCATTGCCTCGCAGAACGCTACCATTAACCTGAGCAAGGAGAAGGCAGGTCTCTACACCCTGGAGCTGCGCACCGAAAATGGTGTGGCTCAGCAGAAGCTGGTGATTGAGTAGTCATTTCCCGAGTAAGCTGAAAAGCCCTTCCCCTAACCCGGGGAAGGGCTTTTTTTTGGTAGTCGCGCTCTGGGCTGTATGCTTCCGGCGGAGGCTGGGAAAGACTCTTTCGCCCAGCAGGCAAATTCACGGGTCTGGTTGAGCCTAAAGCCGGTTGAAACCCGCAAATACTGGCAAAAACCGGATAAAATCGGTATCTTTGTATGTTAGTAGAAAGCTGAAATAATAGCGTCTTACATGAGCGAAACGAAAGAAGTAAAAGGCGGCGCCGAGTACTCCGCGGATAGCATCCAGGTACTCGAGGGCCTGGAAGCCGTGCGCAAGCGCCCTTCCATGTATATCGGCGATACGGGCATCAAAGGACTGCACCATCTGGTGTGGGAAGTAGTCGATAACTCCATCGACGAAGCCCTGGCCGGGCAGTGTGACCACATCGAGGTGACCATCCACCCGGGCAACGCCATTTCAGTACAAGACAACGGCCGCGGAATTCCCGTTGGCATCAACCAGAAATTTGGCAAGTCTGCCCTGGAAATTGCCCTAACCGTGCTCCACGCCGGCGGCAAGTTCGACAAGAACAGCTACAAGACCTCCGGCGGCCTGCACGGCGTGGGCGTATCGTGCGTGAATGCGCTGAGCACCCATACCCACGTTACGGTTAAGCGCGACGGCCACATCTACGAGCAGGAGTACACCATCGGCGTGCCCCAGTACGACGTGCGCCAGATCGGCGACACCACCGAGCGGGGCACCCAGGTGTGGTTTCAGCCCGACCCGAGCATCTTCGACGAAACCCTGATCTACTCCTACGAGCGGATTGCTACCCGTCTGCGCGAGTTGGCTTACCTGAACCGCGGCATCCGTATCGTACTCACCGACCTGCGCACGCCGGCCGACGGGGGCGAGGAGCAGCGCGACGAGTTCTTCTCCGAGGGCGGTGTGGCCGAGTACGTGCAGTATCTCGACGCCAACCGTACCGTGCTGATGACCCGGCCGGTGTACGTATCGACCGAGCGGGGCATTCCGGTGGAAGTGGCCTTTCAGTACAACGATTCCTACCAGGAGCACATCTTCTCCTACGTCAACAACATCAACACGCACGAGGGCGGCACCCACGTGGCCGGCTTCCGCTCGGCTATTACCCGGGTGCTGAAAGCCTACGCCGAGAAATCGGGGGAAGTGGCCAAGGCCAAGATCGAGATTCAGGGCGACGACTTCCGCGAGGGCCTTACCGCTGTTATTTCGGTGAAGGTGCAGGAGCCGAAGTTCGAGGGCCAGACCAAGGGTAAGCTGGGCAACTCCGAAGTGAGCGGCGCCGTGAACCAGGTGGTGGGCGAAATCCTGAACCAGTACCTGGAGGAAAACCCCAAGGAAGCCCGCGTCATCGTTGAAAAGGTGATTCTGGCCGCCAAGGCTCGGGTAGCCGCCAAGAAGGCCCGCGAGATGGTGCAGCGCAAAACCGTGCTGGGCTCCAACTCCCTGCCCGGCAAGCTGGCCGACTGCTCGGAGTCGGATCCGGAGCTGTGTGAGCTCTACCTGGTGGAAGGAGACTCGGCCGGCGGCACCGCCAAACAGGGCCGCAACCGCGCCTTCCAGGCCATTCTGCCGCTGCGGGGTAAGATCCTGAACGTGGAGAAGGCCCAGGAGCACCGCATCTACGAGAACGAGGAAATCCGGAACATGATTACGGCACTCGGCGTGAGCTTCGAGAAGAAGACCGACGAGGACGACGGCAGCAGCACCCGGTCGTTGAACCTGGACAAGCTCCGCTACCACAAGGTCATCATCATGACTGACGCCGACATCGACGGCTCGCACATCCGGACGCTGATTCTGACCTTCTTCTTCCGCTACATGCCCGAGCTGATCGAGAAAGGCTACATCTACATTGCCCTGCCGCCGCTGTACTTGGTGAAGCGCGGCAAGGAAGAGCGGTATTGCTGGACCGAGCAGGAGCGCATGGCCGCCCAGGAGGAAATGGGCCGCGGCAAGCCCGAAACGGTGAACGTGCAGCGCTACAAAGGTCTGGGCGAGATGAACGCCGAGCAGCTCTGGACCACCACCATGCAGCCCGATACCCGCTCCCTGAAGCGCGTGGACGTGGACTCCGGCGTGGAGGCCGACCACTTGTTTTCCATGCTGATGGGCGACGAAGTAGCGCCCCGCCGCGACTTTATTGAGAAAAACGCCAAATACGCCAAGCTGGACGTATAAGCACCAAGTAGTAGAAAAGCCCGCTTCCCGCGGGCTTTTTTATTGTGCTTGCCGAACAAATACCTTAGGTACAGAGGCGGCTAAGCCGCGTCCCAGCCGTTGCCTCGAACGCCCTAGCTTCTGATGTTCAACGGCGAGACGCGAATACGCGTCTCTACAACGTTCGAGGAACACAGACAGCACAGACAGTGCGGCTGGCGCACTGATGCCGGACTACCACGGTTGAGGTTCGGGCGCTGGCTGAAATCAAAGCCCGGCCATTATTTCTTACCTTCAAAATACGCCTTTGCGCGGCCCAGCTGCGTATCTTAGCCCGCATTAGCACCGAGCCATGAAATTATTCAAATCCGCCGACCTCATTCGCAAAAGCAAGTACATCAGCCGGGACCTGAGCTGGCTGCGCTTCAACTACCGGGTGCTGGACATGGCCAAGGACACGAGCCGCACCCTGTTTGACCGGCTGCGGTTTCTGGCCATTACCTCGTCCAACCTCGACGAATTTTTCATGATTCGGGTCGGCTCGCTCTATAACTACCTCGACTACGGCAAGGAGCGCGTCGACTACTCCGGGCTGCGGGAGCTACCGTTTCGGCGCAAGCTGCTCGACTTTGCCCACCGCTTCGTGAATGACCAGTCCCTGACCTACCAGAACGAGCTGAAGCCCCAATTTGAAAAGAGCGGCTTCAACATTCTGCGCATGGATGAGCTGACGGAATTGGAGCTGAAGAAGGCCGACGGCTACTTCAAAAACACCATTTTCCCGCTGCTCACGCCGATGGTGTACGACTCCTACCACGGCTTCCCGCTGATGATGAACCAGATGCTTATCTTCGGCGTGGTAACCCGCACCGGGCCCGACAGCGTGATGGACAACGGTCACGAGCGGCTCACCTTCGTGCAGATTCCGCAGAACCTCTCGCGCTTCTTTGAGCTCACGCGCAAGGACAAGGTCATTTTCGTGCCCATCGAGGAAATAGTGCGGGCCAACCTGCCCAAGCTGTTCCGCAACGTGGAAATCGTGTCGGCCGACTTGTTCCGCATTACCCGCAACGGCGACTTTACCCTGGAAGAGTCGGACGACATCGACGTGGACTTCATCAAGGAAATTCAGGTGGGCCTCAAAACCCGCAAGAAGGGCCGGGTCGTACGGCTGGAAGTTGAAAACGACGCCTCGCCGGTGATGATGGCCGTGCTCAAGGAGCGGTGGAAGATTGATAACGGCAACGTCTTCGTCATCAACTCCCTCATCGACATGAAGGGCCTGCTGCAGATTTTGAAGCACCCGAACTTCCGGGGTAAATCGACGCGGCAGCCGGCGCCGGTGACGCCGCTGAGCTTGCCCGACGGGGCCGAGGAAAATCTGTTCGAGTTCCTCAAGCACCACGACGTGCTGCTCCACCACCCCTACAACAGCATCGAGCCGGTGGTGCGGCTGCTGGAGCAGGCCGCCGAGGACCCGCACGTGCTGGGTATCAAGCAAACTATCTACCGCTTGGCCGACGACTCGCGGGTAACGGCCGCTCTGCTCAAGGCCGCCGAGAACGGCAAGCACGTGTCGGTCTTGTTCGAGGTAAAGGCCCGCTTCGATGAGGAGCGCAACATCCGGGAAGGCTCCCGGCTGGAAAAGGCCGGCTGCTTCGTGATTTACGGGGTGAGCAAGTACAAGACGCACACCAAGATGCTCATGATTATCCGCAAGGAAGGGGAGAAGGTGACGCGCTACGTACACATCGGCTCGGGCAACTACAACGAGCAGACCAGCAAGATTTACACCGACGTGAGCCTGCTCACCACCAACGACGTGTACGGGCACGACGTGTCGGAATTCTTCAACGTAATAACCGGCCACTCCCAGCCCGACGACTACGAATACCTGATTACGGCGCCTAAGGACATGCGTCAGCAGATCATTCACCTGATTCGGGAGGAAGTGCGCAACGCCAAAAAAGGCTTGCCCAGCGGCATTGTGATGAAGATGAACTCCTTAGAAGACAAAGAGCTCATCGACGAGTTTTATAAAGCTTCCAAGGCCGGGGTGCCGATTCGCTTTGTGGTCCGGGGCATCTGTTGCCTGCGCCCGGGGCGGCCGGGGCTGAGCGAGAATATCGAGGTGCGCAGCATCGTGGGTGATTTGCTGGAGCACTCCCGTCTGTTTTACTTCCACCAGGCCGGCAACCCGAAAGTCTACGCCGGTTCGGCCGACATCATGGTGCGTTCCTTCGACCGGCGCATCGAGGCCCTGTTCCTGATTGTGAACCCCCAGCTCAAGCGCGAGGCCATCAGCATTCTGATGCTCAATCTACTTGATAATCAGAACTCCTACCTCATGCGCGAGGACGGGGCTTACGTGCGCAACCGCCCCGCCGAAAACGAGCCAATTGTGAACGTGCACCGCGACTTTTACCGCCGCGACGAGGAGCGCCTGGCCACGGCCACCCCGGAAGGCTTGTTGCACCTGCTCTTCCAACAAGTACGCCGCAACAAGCAAGAAGCCGACGACGCGGCCGCGGCGATACTGGCCGAAGAGGAAGCCAACGAGCTAGCCGAAGCCTGCGCCGAAGCCCAGGAAGACGAGCTGGAAGAACTAACCGAGCAAACTGCCCAGGAGGTTGCCGTAGTGCAGGCCCTGGTCGAAGGAGAGCCCGACGAGAAGGCCGACTTCGCCAATTCGTGAGCCCGTAAGTAGTTGTCAGTTGTTAGTTGTTAGTTGTCAGGTCGTTCTTCCTTCTGACAACGAGCAACTGACAACTACAAAAAGGCCGGCTGCATTAATGCAGCCGGCCTTTTTGTTATTCCATGCCGTTGGTGCGGCCCGGGACGGTAGCCAGGGGCAAATGGTCGGCGTTTTCGTTGAGCGGGTCAATTTCGTCGAAGTGCTGCTCGAACAGGGTTTGGAGCATGCCGTCCTTGAGGCCGATGTCGGGCACGATCATCTGGTTGATGTTGGCCCATTCCATGGCCGAGAGGTAGATCTGGCCGGCGGGCACGATGACGTCGGCGCGGTCGGGGTTGAGCATGGCCACATTCACCCGCTCGTCCATCGTCATCTTGGT
Proteins encoded in this region:
- the gyrB gene encoding DNA topoisomerase (ATP-hydrolyzing) subunit B; this translates as MSETKEVKGGAEYSADSIQVLEGLEAVRKRPSMYIGDTGIKGLHHLVWEVVDNSIDEALAGQCDHIEVTIHPGNAISVQDNGRGIPVGINQKFGKSALEIALTVLHAGGKFDKNSYKTSGGLHGVGVSCVNALSTHTHVTVKRDGHIYEQEYTIGVPQYDVRQIGDTTERGTQVWFQPDPSIFDETLIYSYERIATRLRELAYLNRGIRIVLTDLRTPADGGEEQRDEFFSEGGVAEYVQYLDANRTVLMTRPVYVSTERGIPVEVAFQYNDSYQEHIFSYVNNINTHEGGTHVAGFRSAITRVLKAYAEKSGEVAKAKIEIQGDDFREGLTAVISVKVQEPKFEGQTKGKLGNSEVSGAVNQVVGEILNQYLEENPKEARVIVEKVILAAKARVAAKKAREMVQRKTVLGSNSLPGKLADCSESDPELCELYLVEGDSAGGTAKQGRNRAFQAILPLRGKILNVEKAQEHRIYENEEIRNMITALGVSFEKKTDEDDGSSTRSLNLDKLRYHKVIIMTDADIDGSHIRTLILTFFFRYMPELIEKGYIYIALPPLYLVKRGKEERYCWTEQERMAAQEEMGRGKPETVNVQRYKGLGEMNAEQLWTTTMQPDTRSLKRVDVDSGVEADHLFSMLMGDEVAPRRDFIEKNAKYAKLDV
- the ppk1 gene encoding polyphosphate kinase 1, which encodes MKLFKSADLIRKSKYISRDLSWLRFNYRVLDMAKDTSRTLFDRLRFLAITSSNLDEFFMIRVGSLYNYLDYGKERVDYSGLRELPFRRKLLDFAHRFVNDQSLTYQNELKPQFEKSGFNILRMDELTELELKKADGYFKNTIFPLLTPMVYDSYHGFPLMMNQMLIFGVVTRTGPDSVMDNGHERLTFVQIPQNLSRFFELTRKDKVIFVPIEEIVRANLPKLFRNVEIVSADLFRITRNGDFTLEESDDIDVDFIKEIQVGLKTRKKGRVVRLEVENDASPVMMAVLKERWKIDNGNVFVINSLIDMKGLLQILKHPNFRGKSTRQPAPVTPLSLPDGAEENLFEFLKHHDVLLHHPYNSIEPVVRLLEQAAEDPHVLGIKQTIYRLADDSRVTAALLKAAENGKHVSVLFEVKARFDEERNIREGSRLEKAGCFVIYGVSKYKTHTKMLMIIRKEGEKVTRYVHIGSGNYNEQTSKIYTDVSLLTTNDVYGHDVSEFFNVITGHSQPDDYEYLITAPKDMRQQIIHLIREEVRNAKKGLPSGIVMKMNSLEDKELIDEFYKASKAGVPIRFVVRGICCLRPGRPGLSENIEVRSIVGDLLEHSRLFYFHQAGNPKVYAGSADIMVRSFDRRIEALFLIVNPQLKREAISILMLNLLDNQNSYLMREDGAYVRNRPAENEPIVNVHRDFYRRDEERLATATPEGLLHLLFQQVRRNKQEADDAAAAILAEEEANELAEACAEAQEDELEELTEQTAQEVAVVQALVEGEPDEKADFANS
- a CDS encoding T9SS type A sorting domain-containing protein yields the protein MKKILLPLSLLCGLGLSAQAQWVLQNTTNPETPPGFYGSSIYTVSNDVAWQLLREGGVANAPVNNFARTANGGVSWQAGSITGTNGYQAANIHAMDANTAYVAQFGAGGEILKTTNAGKNWTKVTSSSQYSAPGSFANWVYFFDANNGVTLGDPTSGYFEVYTTSNGGTTWTRVPSANLPTPLDAHEYGLVGSYFALGNTIWAGTSHFEADDATGKPARILKSTDRGLTWTASSAIPAFGSSGQISAIVMTDANNGIANNGLTMVYTTDGGTTWQPRTYTGNFGSSDISSVPGTNLIVSVGPNVASPTSLAQYGSSYSKDNGATWIDIDRNKQYTSVSFASRTAGYAGSFTDDTGAGGVYKATATILGTSRNAELQKALAVYPNPSASGVFALTLNSAIKAGTSVRVFDALGRQVLSQQLNATAIASQNATINLSKEKAGLYTLELRTENGVAQQKLVIE